The Cicer arietinum cultivar CDC Frontier isolate Library 1 chromosome 1, Cicar.CDCFrontier_v2.0, whole genome shotgun sequence genome contains the following window.
gttttataaaaattcgCACAAGAATGTTTGGGCTTTCTATTTAAGAAACTTGGAGTTCTATTTGGTAAGAATCCCACTATTTTAAgacacaacaacaacatcacaAAAGTTAGAATAGTTAATGTAATTCAGTTAAATTAGTTTGAAAGTTAGTTATTTTTCTGTTACAACAGTTTGTTAATTATTAGTTTCTCATTTTCGTTTGTATTATAAGTTTGAGTAGCTCTTATATATTGATTATTACTTGAATGAATAAACAGAAAttaagaagagaaagaaaaagagcAATTAACAACATCATATCAAAgcagagagaaaaagaaaaagaaaaagatgggaagaagaaagaagaagagcATTCCACACATAGCTCTAAGGATGAGAGCTACCAACTCACCAAAAAACCAATCCAATAAAATCTTCATCGTCAGTACTGACATGACTCGATCCATGCAAATTGAGACCTCAGACATCTCAACCACGGTTAGTTCCTTTTGGATTCTGTTTCTGGGTTTTGCTATTCATAAAGATTTAATCTTTTCTTGaatcattataattatatattcagGTGTTTAACAAGAATCACAATCTGGATAGAGTTACTGCAGAAGAGATCAAGATAGAGTTTGATAACAGATATGGCCCCACTTGGCATTGCATTGTTGGTCGCAATTTTGGTaacttttctttcaattttctaTCTTCATTCTTTTCAATTCAATACACTGCTTCTGCATTTTCATTATGATTTTGTTTGGCACAAACTTTCATCATATTATGCCTTATAACACTTTTTTGCATGCAGGATCACATGTACCTCATGAAGTAAAACACTACATCCATTTCTTTTTCAAAGATAAAGCGGTTTTACTTTACAAATTTGGCTAACCATTTTGTGACGACGACGACGGCCGCGGCAAAGTTGACAGAAGAAGAATGAAATTTGTCTTGGTGATTATTCTGTTGTGTTAATTCCTCTGGCCATGCTTTGATGCAATATTGTAAATAAACTAGTTCTCAAGTTTTAAGATGCATGAATCTACTTAGAATATTTTTCACACCATCAAGTTTAGTGTAAAATAGTTCtcaattttgaaaatgaattcAACAGTTATTATTAGACTTGAATATCAATTGTACACAAAAAGTATACAAAGAGAGACACTTACTGAGAAGGAGTGAGTACATTATAAAATCCCCTATATGGTAACCAAAAGGAAGTGGATGATTAAAATAAGCAATAAGCAAAACATCAACGTACTAACATTGCATTAAAGGCAACACGTTTAACACAAGCTTTGAATTCTTTATGAATATttactattttcattttttttttaaatttgtgttaattttatttgttaacaagaaattaaaaaaaaaattcttaaagtgaataattatttatattgtttataaataaacaatattAAACCCTTCAAAAACTGtctagtttaattatttttggaaTTACATATTCATTAacaagtattttattttgtatcttATTTATGCGTTTGACTGTCCAAATTGATTCCTCATTAGTGGCCGATTTCACTCTTTCAATTATCTTAACTCAACAAGAATATCTTCTA
Protein-coding sequences here:
- the LOC101507958 gene encoding uncharacterized protein gives rise to the protein MGRRKKKSIPHIALRMRATNSPKNQSNKIFIVSTDMTRSMQIETSDISTTVFNKNHNLDRVTAEEIKIEFDNRYGPTWHCIVGRNFGSHVPHEVKHYIHFFFKDKAVLLYKFG